Part of the Henckelia pumila isolate YLH828 chromosome 2, ASM3356847v2, whole genome shotgun sequence genome is shown below.
TAATATAGCTcctttaatttatttgttttcctCCCAAATTCTCATCCcctttttttataaataagtttaacagatttcaaaaataagtttttttataCTTAATAATTTGGATAAGTGAAAATTACTCACATTTGaatcaattaaaatttataatattcaatccaaattatatgaatacaaaattaaacataatattatttatcatagGTGGAGGGTAAAACTCTAATTCGTCAAtcattattttaatctcaaaaTTAATAACTCAAAGTAAACATGTTACTGTTTATACATCATTGTTTCACGTatttcaaaatcattttaatagtCCTAGTATGAATTAAGGGTGAATTGGTGTTCAGTCCCTAAACCCAAAGTCAAATTAAGAATCAGTACCTTGTCAGAAAACAGTTGTTTGCACTCCCTGGGCTCACATTATTTTTCTCGAATAAAATtgagtacaaaacattgaaaatatggtacaagtacatgatatttgagcactaattattcaagatcgagtacaaaaaaaataagaatttgagtataaaatctaaacatctttattaatgtgaacttgcaacatatgtttgagtactcaaaaatcatatatttgtaccacATCTAACACATtggatactcaaatatcatatatgagtaccatattttcaatgttttgtaccgatttcCATCCAATAAGATAAATGTGTtattaaatatcaatattttcGTATTACttgaaaatcatatatttgtacaaGATCTAACATATTTGATACtcaaaatatcatatattagtaccgtATTTCTAATATTTTGTACCGATTGCATTCTAAAGAAAACAAATGTGTCATTATATCAATATTTGTTTAcatatttgagtactcaaaaatcataaattagtACCAGATTTGAAACAGtcgatactcaaatatcatgtacttgtaccatatttttcatgttttgtaccCAATTTCATCCGAAACAAAACATGTGGGCCCAGAgagtttaaacaaagtttttttttctgaCAGGGACTGATCACCGACTTAGGTTTAGGTTTGGGGACTGAACTATAAATTACCGATGATTTAACCACATGTAATCACATCTCACTAAGTAAACgcaacatattatatatatatatatatatatatatatatatacatacatgcataCATAAATACATATAACACATTTCACTATGTattttattattagtattatttttaattcaattatatAACTGATTGATCTTAAAATAAATGATCTTACGTGTGGAACAAGTGCATTTTTACTAGTGCTTTCAAGTGGAACAGTGTACGAAACTCTTATCGAAATAAGGAAAGAGGAGTCGACATTTGCACCATTGGAGTTGGGGTAAATAAAATCAAggccaataataataataataataataacacacCCACCCACCCACAAAATTAATCAAAATCTCAACTTGTAGGATCAAACGTTTGTCGTTTTATCAAAAACTATAGCTtgtggtaatggtgcaactcaaatattttaaagcgCATAACAACTCAAACatcatggttcgatcgctctaccaacatagacaattattgcacccaacAATCTTTTTCATAATAATTGCACTCTTTGCAATCAATGGAAATCGAATTCATGACTTGGGTTCTGATATCAATTGTAGGACCGAACGCTTGCGGCTTTACCAAAAGTTATGGCTGGTAGTAACGGTGCAAGTCAAATCTTTTAAAGCGTAAAATAGCTCAAGCGTCATGGTTCGATTGATCTACTAACAGGGATAATTATTACACCCAACACAACTTCTAATTTGCtacttttcaaattttcaacGAATATAATACACAATTTAAACGATTTTTCATTAATATTGTAACAAACAATATATAATTCCCACGTATATATTAAGTCGAAGGTTTGGGTAAACAAAATCAAGGCTTAAAAAAAAAGCACCAAAACATACAAGGAAAAAAGTTCAAATTATATAtgcataaaaattcaaaatttgaaaatacacCAAAGGaatatctctctctctctctctctctctctctctctctctctctctctctctctctctctctctctctctctctctctctctctctctctctctctctctctctctctcgatcTCGAACATgatctataataataattttttaagaaaatgctCCCAAATACCTTCCAActcctttcatttttttttatatatataatacacaatttaaacgatttttattttgtttttaagaaCATGATCTCTCGAACATGATCTACACCAAAGGTTCTTGGTGCACCAGAATGATGTGTAGGTGGACCAGAATAGATCTAAAGCAATGCTTGAGATCAAATCCCCAGGAACAAAAAGGGTTTCAACGATTCCTCGGTCAGGTAAACTATTTGAGAAGGTTCATTTCTAATCTGGCAGGAAAAAACTAGAGAGTTCTCATGGCTACTGAAGCTTAGGGATACATAGGAATTTGTATGGGGACCTTGTCTCCAAGAATCTTGTTTAAAAGATCAAGGAATACATGTCCTACTACTGGGGTCTTATGCCTCCgaggtatgaattttttttaaagttatacAATGTGGCCGCTCTAGAATCAATATGTTGTTTGTTGgaacaaaacaataatgagcTTAAGGAGCAGGCTATATATTATCTAAGTCATTCACTCAATGATGGGAAAAGTAGATACTCTTTTATTGAAAAACCTTGTCATGTCTTGTTCCATGCACACACTTAATTGAGACACTATTTAGCTATCTAAAGTGCATGTGATATCAAAAACTGATTTGATTTATGCTAAGTAGGCCAGTTCTTTCAGGTATAATATGGAAGTGATATTTAGATTTGAAAAAGTTCACTTTGATATATTATCCTCAAAATTCTATGAATAGGAAAGTTATCGTGGATTTTTAGCTAACCATCCAGGTACAGAAGAACCATTAGTATAAAAAGTCGAGCTCACTGTATATGGAGTGGAGGTGCATCCATGAGTATTGAAGTTTGATAGATCTAGCATAGAAGGAACTGCAGGGTTCCTGAAGCTTTTGCAGTAATCTCACATCTGGTTAATGACTTTGAGAAAATCACTTTCCAACATTTACCAAGACGACAAAAGTGGGAAGCTAATGAACTGGCCCGAATCACCTCTAGGTTGAAATTTTCCTATGAATTTACCTATCATTTGGTGTTAATCCAATAGAAGATACATATTCTCAGCGTGTAAAATGAACAAGGCGGGGAACCATGTGATGACTACCAAAATTCATGTAATCGGTTATTCAAAGCTAGCATAATGGCCTTCTAGGCCTTTTGCGATGGTGTTTTTCCAAGCTATGaccaaaatatttcaaaactatATCCAGGCATATTGGCCCGTTGGGCCAACAGCCTGCTGGGGGCATTTGTTTGgccccaaaaaaataaaaaagttattTTCTCAGTCCATTATAAAAGTTCCTTCGGCCCAGTTCCTGAAGTTAGTAAGTACAACCGGCCAGCCCATCAGAAATAAAGTGAAGATCATGGCCCGGTAGAAATGAGAAGCAAATGAAAATGAAAGTTAAAGACTTTGACCAAGTCAAGACAAATAATGGGAGAAATGGGAAGAAACGTGTTCCACTATGTGGAAAAGGGTTGATGAGATCCTAGCATATGGGTAATACCCAAATCATACATCCAATGGTTCCtatttttacacataggcgTAATTAGTGATATATTATTGACGTGACAAGTCAtgggacattagatctatcaATGGGGTAATACCCATATTCTAGGTTGAACTCTACCGTGGAAAAGAGTAGTGTGTGGTTATTCAATTTTTCCAAGACAAAACCATCGGCAGGAGCATTTGGGAAAGGAACAAGCAAACAATGACacaaatccaaaacaactccaaaAGTGGCTCCCGATTTTACAATACTTTTTCTACCGATTTTCAAACTTTCATCTTTGTTTCatgttttcataaatttttagtATACATTCTAGTTCATATTGCTGAGTTCTTCGAACATTCCAGCACCatgtatttatgtttttatggcaaaccttagtcattttgaatttttcaataGCATAGTTAGAGTTTCTATGGCTATTAAGAATTTTTCTTCACAATTTCTTATGTTTTTTGGCGTTTAACCGGTGGAATTGAAACCGACGATGAAACTGGTGCTCACATTCGCTTGATTTTAGAAGTTAGATTATATTGTTTATTTTTACTTAATTTCGGCACTCACGTGCCTGGCACGCTTGCAACACAACACacaaaattcgccaatttttaTGTTCAAACACCGTTTTACCGGTTGGATCGTTCGgaaccggtcgaaccggccaAGAACCGACCAACAATCGGTCTCAAGAACCGGCCAAGAACCGGTTCAaccgaaattttgaatttttataatttttttaaaaaattagttttttaaaaaaaattaaaactttaatttaatattttattatatgtatacatgattaattggaattaatattttgaatatatttatattgttatttattttttaaactaggataaatatattattttgtttatttatatacatcttttaggttttaaattttaaaatatattattaatattattatattatataaacggtttttcggttcgaccgtccggttaaaacggtccgatTGATTGGACCGTATTTTGAAAGTAAACCGGTTCGATCATCGGTCCGATTATAAaaacattaataataataataataataataataataataataataataataataataataataataataataataataataataataataataataataataataataaaacaacaacaacaacaacaacaacacacacacaaaattaATCAAAATCTCAACTTGTAAGATCGAGCGCTTACGATTTTATCAAAAGCTATAGCTTTTAGTAAttatgcaactcaaatctttaaaGCGCATAACAGCCCAAACGTCATGGTTCAATCGCTCTACCAACATAGACAATTATTGCAGCCAACAATCTCTCTCATAATAATTGCACTCGTTGCAATAATGGAAATCGAATTCATGACATTGGCTCTAATATCAATTGTAAGGTCAAACGGTTGCcgttttaccaaaagttatGGCTGATGGTAATGGTtcaactcaaattttttaaagcGCAAAACAGCTCAAGTGTCATAGTTCGATTGATCTACCAACAAAGATAATTATTGCGCCCAACACAACTTATAATTTGctacacaattttcaaaatttcaacgAATATAATACACAATTTAAACGATTTTTTCATTAATATTGTAACAAACAATATACAATTCCCACGTATATATTAAGTCGAGTGTTTGGGTAAACAAAATCAAGGCTGAAAAAAAAAAGCACCAAAACATACAAGGAAAAAGTTCAAATTATATAtgcataaaaattcaaaatttgaaaatacacCAAACGAAtcaatctctctctctctctccctctctctcacatgatctataataataattttttaagaaaaggCTCCCAAATACCTTCCAActcctttcttttattctcaATCACATCTCTTTCTGCATTTTTGTGATCATCCAGCCACGCCATAGCAGATTTGATCTCGCTTTCGATTTTTTTGGCATCGGCAATTCCTAACTTTGAACTGAATTTTCTTGTCGCAGCTCCAGCGTTGTAAACATAATCTTCCAAGGAGTTCTTTGCCTGAAATCTATTTTTATGCTCCTCATCCTCTAACTTCAACTTCTTGGCTTCTTCTAACATTTTCAAAATCTCATTTTGTGATAACAAGCCTTTAACATTGCTGATAGTGATTCCATTTGCATTGCCAGTTGCTTCATCTTTAGCGGTCACGGTTAAGATTCCGTTAACATCCATATCAAAGAACACTTTTAGTTTTGGGACGCCCCTTGGAGCGGGAGAAATGCCAGACAAAACAAATTCACCTAACAAAATGTTGTCGCTTCCTCTTGGCCTTTCGCCCTCGTACACTGGGAACGTCACACTAGTTTGGTTATCATTAACAGTGCTGAACCCTTTTTCCTTCCTCGTAGGAACGGTGGTATTTCTAGGGACAACTACACTCATCTCACCACTGTCAAGCTCCACACCAAGAGAGAGAGGGGTGACATCACACAACACCAGATCTCGAATCTCATCAGTACTCTGACCACTCAAAATCGCCGCTTGAATTGCTGCACCATAGGCTACAGCTTCATCGGGGTGAATGCTTTCGCACAGCTTCTTACCATTGAAGAAATCCTGAAGCAGTTGTTTTACCTTTGGAATTCTAGTGGATCCACCAACAAGCACCACTTCGTCGATGCTTTCCTTGTCCATCTCGGCATCCTTCAAACACTTCTCAACGTGGACAATGCATTCTTCAAACAATTCCATGTTCAGCTCCTCAAACTTGGCACGTGTTATTGGAGAGTTAAAATCGATTCCATCGTACAAACAATCGATCGAAATAGCTGTATGGACCATTGAAGACAGATTCTTCTTTGCCCTCTCACAGGCCGTCTTCAGTTTCCTCAATGCTCGGGCGTTGTTGCTCATGTCTCCTTTGTGCTTTCTCTTGAACTCttgagaaaaatatttcaacattCTGTTGTCAAAATCTTCTCCTCCAAGGTGAGTGTTTCCAGCAGTTGACTTAACCTTAAAGGTGCTCTTCACCATTGTGAGAATAGAAACGTCGAAAGTGCCACCACCAAGGTCGAAAATAAGCACGTTCTTCTCACCAGAGCTACTATACATTTTGTCAAGACCGTAGGCAATGGCTGCAGCAGTTGGTTCGACAAGGATACGCAAGACGTTGAGCCCAGAAATGATTCCAGCATCTCTGGTCGCCCGCCTCTGGGAATCATTGAAGTAAGCAGGGACGGTTATGACCGCATTTTTCACCGTAGATCCAAGAAAAACTTCTGCAATCTCCTTCATCTTGGTCAGTACCATTGAAGAAATTTCTTCCGCAGCAAATCGCTTCTCTTCACCTTTGTGGGTAACAACAATCATTGGCTTATCATTTTCACCACAAATAACCTTGAATGGCCAAAGCAGGACATCTTCCTGGACCAGTGGGTCGCTGAATCTCCTACCGATCATTCTTTTAGCATCTATAAATTAAGTAAGTTAGTGaagaattatatataattaaatatactttCAGTTATGTTTTAGACTACAGAAACATATATAGGCTGATTGCAGATTGAACTTTTTAGAAACAAA
Proteins encoded:
- the LOC140882595 gene encoding heat shock cognate 70 kDa protein-like, whose amino-acid sequence is MAGKSEGSAIGIDLGTTYSCVAVWQRDRVQVIQNDQGNRITPSYVAFNETERLLGDSAKNVVSMNPTNTVFDAKRMIGRRFSDPLVQEDVLLWPFKVICGENDKPMIVVTHKGEEKRFAAEEISSMVLTKMKEIAEVFLGSTVKNAVITVPAYFNDSQRRATRDAGIISGLNVLRILVEPTAAAIAYGLDKMYSSSGEKNVLIFDLGGGTFDVSILTMVKSTFKVKSTAGNTHLGGEDFDNRMLKYFSQEFKRKHKGDMSNNARALRKLKTACERAKKNLSSMVHTAISIDCLYDGIDFNSPITRAKFEELNMELFEECIVHVEKCLKDAEMDKESIDEVVLVGGSTRIPKVKQLLQDFFNGKKLCESIHPDEAVAYGAAIQAAILSGQSTDEIRDLVLCDVTPLSLGVELDSGEMSVVVPRNTTVPTRKEKGFSTVNDNQTSVTFPVYEGERPRGSDNILLGEFVLSGISPAPRGVPKLKVFFDMDVNGILTVTAKDEATGNANGITISNVKGLLSQNEILKMLEEAKKLKLEDEEHKNRFQAKNSLEDYVYNAGAATRKFSSKLGIADAKKIESEIKSAMAWLDDHKNAERDVIENKRKELEGIWEPFLKKLLL